One region of Arcobacter sp. CECT 8983 genomic DNA includes:
- the rplD gene encoding 50S ribosomal protein L4: MSNAVAVKTNELPESFKDINSHNLYLYVKSYLAAQRANTARVKNRSEVSGGGKKPKAQKGSGGARWGSKRSPLFVGGGQVFGPTKRNYNQKINKKQKALALNYAINAHAENGSLFVADSIKVESGKTKDAVSIINGLNQRDTVVIVDSIDEKTYLAFRNVKNCYMIEKQEINAYLISAYHSVLIEKSVLESLTKEA, from the coding sequence ATGAGTAACGCAGTTGCAGTAAAGACAAACGAGTTACCAGAGTCTTTCAAAGATATTAACTCACACAATTTATATTTATATGTAAAATCTTACTTAGCAGCACAAAGAGCAAACACTGCTAGAGTTAAGAATAGATCTGAAGTAAGCGGTGGTGGTAAAAAACCTAAAGCTCAAAAAGGTTCTGGTGGAGCTAGATGGGGTTCTAAAAGATCACCATTATTCGTTGGTGGGGGTCAAGTTTTTGGACCTACTAAAAGAAACTACAACCAAAAAATCAATAAGAAGCAAAAAGCTTTAGCATTAAATTATGCTATTAACGCTCATGCTGAAAATGGTTCTTTATTTGTAGCTGATTCTATTAAAGTTGAATCAGGTAAAACTAAAGATGCGGTTTCAATCATTAATGGATTAAATCAAAGAGATACAGTAGTAATCGTTGATTCAATTGATGAAAAAACATACTTAGCGTTCAGAAACGTTAAAAACTGTTACATGATTGAAAAACAAGAAATTAATGCATATTTAATTTCTGCATATCACTCAGTACTAATTGAAAAATCAGTACTTGAATCATTAACAAAAGAGGCGTAA
- the rpsS gene encoding 30S ribosomal protein S19, translating to MARSVKKGPFVDAHLMKKVIKAVEANDKKPIKTWSRRSMVLPDMIGLTFNVHNGRNFVPVNITENHVGYKLGEFAPTRTFKGHKGSVQRKV from the coding sequence ATGGCAAGATCAGTAAAAAAAGGACCATTTGTAGACGCACACTTAATGAAGAAAGTTATCAAAGCTGTTGAAGCTAATGATAAAAAACCAATTAAAACTTGGTCTAGAAGATCAATGGTATTACCTGATATGATTGGTTTAACTTTTAATGTGCATAACGGTAGAAACTTTGTACCTGTAAACATTACAGAAAACCATGTTGGATATAAATTAGGCGAATTCGCTCCAACTAGAACATTCAAAGGGCACAAAGGTTCTGTGCAAAGAAAGGTATAA
- a CDS encoding 50S ribosomal protein L23 has translation MADITDIKAILYTEKTIELQENGVIVVETSPRMTKNGLKEVFKEYFGVTPAKVNSLRQDGKVKRFRGRPGKRPDFKKFYVTLPEGAEIANLSA, from the coding sequence ATGGCAGATATTACAGATATTAAAGCAATATTATATACAGAAAAAACAATCGAGCTTCAAGAAAACGGTGTAATCGTTGTAGAAACTAGTCCAAGAATGACTAAAAACGGTTTAAAAGAGGTTTTTAAAGAGTATTTTGGAGTAACTCCAGCAAAAGTTAACTCTTTAAGACAAGACGGTAAAGTTAAAAGATTTAGAGGAAGACCTGGAAAAAGACCAGACTTCAAAAAATTCTATGTTACATTACCTGAAGGCGCTGAAATAGCGAACCTATCAGCTTAA
- the rplB gene encoding 50S ribosomal protein L2, with protein MAIKKFRPITPARRFMSVMDTSDITSKPTVKSLLVRVKASAGRNNNGRITSRHKEAGAKKLYRIIDFKRNKFGVEGTVSTIEYDPYRNCRICLVTYADGDKRYILQPSGLKVGDKVQAAESGLDIVTGNAMRLQSIPVGTMVHNIELKPGKGGQLARSAGAYAQIMGREGKYVILRLPSGEMRKILGVCIATIGVVGNEDFTNMVVGKAGRTRHLGIRPQTRGSAMNPIDHPHGGGEGKTNSGRHPVTPWGMPTKGYKTRKKKASDKLIISRRKK; from the coding sequence ATGGCAATTAAAAAATTTAGACCAATAACTCCTGCAAGAAGATTCATGTCTGTTATGGATACTTCTGATATTACTTCTAAACCAACAGTTAAATCTTTACTTGTAAGAGTAAAAGCTTCAGCTGGTAGAAATAATAACGGTAGAATTACATCTAGACACAAAGAAGCAGGTGCTAAAAAATTATATAGAATTATTGATTTCAAAAGAAATAAATTCGGTGTTGAGGGAACTGTATCAACTATTGAGTACGACCCATACAGAAACTGTAGAATTTGTTTAGTAACTTATGCTGATGGTGATAAAAGATATATCTTACAACCATCTGGATTAAAAGTAGGTGACAAAGTTCAAGCTGCTGAATCTGGATTAGATATCGTTACTGGTAACGCAATGAGACTTCAAAGTATCCCTGTTGGTACTATGGTTCATAACATTGAGTTAAAACCTGGTAAAGGTGGACAACTTGCAAGATCTGCTGGTGCTTATGCTCAAATCATGGGTAGAGAAGGTAAATATGTTATCTTAAGATTACCATCTGGTGAAATGAGAAAAATTCTTGGTGTTTGTATTGCAACAATTGGTGTAGTAGGAAACGAAGATTTCACAAATATGGTTGTAGGTAAAGCTGGTAGAACTAGACACCTTGGTATTAGACCTCAAACTAGAGGTTCTGCAATGAACCCAATTGATCACCCACACGGTGGTGGTGAAGGTAAAACTAACTCGGGTAGACATCCAGTTACTCCATGGGGTATGCCAACTAAAGGTTATAAAACTAGAAAGAAAAAAGCTAGTGATAAATTAATCATTTCAAGAAGAAAGAAGTAA
- the rplC gene encoding 50S ribosomal protein L3: protein MEFIVEKIGMSRTVTVPATPVTLLKVLDTKVCDVNEGVALVSYSKGKKFNKAIEGQQKKYGLSKEFNRFATINVANTEAGDLDVSGLSEAAVLKTTFKTKGRGFQGGVKRWNFAGGRASHGHRMGRRVGSIGNAEWPGRVQPGKKMPGQYGNTNVTVKNEVVSFDAETGILVVKGSVSGPNGGLGKVRIAK from the coding sequence ATGGAATTTATCGTAGAAAAAATCGGTATGAGTAGAACTGTTACAGTTCCTGCAACACCAGTTACACTTTTAAAAGTTCTTGATACTAAAGTATGTGACGTTAATGAAGGTGTAGCACTTGTTTCATATAGCAAAGGGAAGAAATTCAACAAAGCTATTGAAGGTCAACAAAAAAAATATGGTTTAAGCAAAGAGTTTAATAGATTTGCAACAATTAATGTAGCAAATACTGAAGCTGGTGACTTAGATGTTTCTGGATTATCTGAAGCTGCTGTTTTAAAAACAACTTTTAAAACAAAAGGTAGAGGTTTCCAAGGTGGAGTTAAAAGATGGAACTTCGCTGGTGGTAGAGCATCACATGGACACAGAATGGGTAGAAGAGTAGGTTCTATCGGTAATGCTGAATGGCCAGGTAGAGTTCAACCAGGTAAGAAAATGCCAGGACAATACGGAAATACAAATGTAACTGTTAAAAATGAAGTTGTTTCATTCGATGCAGAAACTGGTATATTAGTTGTAAAAGGTTCAGTATCTGGACCAAATGGTGGATTAGGAAAAGTAAGGATTGCTAAATGA